The sequence AACGAAATTGGTATTATCTATTATAACCAACAAAAATATGATTCTACCTTATTTTATTTTAAAAAATCCCTTGCAATCGACAAACAAAATGATGACAAAATACAAATTGCTAAATCATATAATAATATTGGTGTGATATATAAAAATATTGGAAAATATGATATTGCTATTCAAAACCAACTGAAAGCACTTAAGATAAGAGAGGAAATAAATGATAGTAATGGTATTGCTATGTCGTATAATAATATTGGACAGGTATATTATTACTGGGATAAAAACGATAAATGTATTGAATATTTTAAAAAGGCACTTATTATTCAAACGGAATTAAAAAATAAAAAAGAAATCGCAGGACTTAATAATAATATAGGAAGTGTTTATACTGAAATGAAAAATTACCATAAAGCTATTGAGTATTATATAAAAGCCTTGAAATATACCAGGTATAATAATTTAAGACAAACTACGGCAGTCCTTTTGGGTAATATTGGTTTAGCTTATGCAGGTTTAAAAGAATTTAACCAATCTTTAAAATATCATTTTAAATCACTAAGTCTTTGCAAACAGATTGGACATAAAAAAAGTGAGGTTTATTCGCTAAATAATATCGGAAATACATACAAAGAAATGAAACAATATAACAAAGCCCTTGAATATTATCAAAAAACAGTAGAAATTTCAAAAGAATTGAACCTGCAACAAAATCTTCTTGATAATTATAAAGCAAGCTATGAAATTTATAAAGAGATAAATAATTTTAAAAAAGCCTTTGATTATCATATACTTTATACCGAACTTAAAGATTCCATTTTTACACAACAAAGCAATGAACATATAATTGAAATTCAAACCAAATACGAAACCGATAAAAAGAAAAAAGAAATAGAAATACTAAACAAAGAAAAAGAACTGCACAAAGTAAAAATTGCCCGGCAGAATATTATTATATATGCAGTAATTGCTGTACTGGTTTTACTATCAATATTAGCTTCACTGATTTATAACAGATACAGATATAAACAAAAAGCTAATAAATTATTAACCCGCCAAAACAATGAAATTAAATCGCAGAGAGATAAAATAGCAGTACAACAAAAAAATATAACCGACAGTATTCAATATGCAAGTAGAATTCAAAATGCTTTGTTACCGGAAGATGTTTATTTAAAAGAAGTTATTCCTGAACATTTTATTTTAAATAAACCAAAAGATATTGTAAGTGGCGATTTTTACTGGTTAAAACAGATAAAAAACAAGCTAATAATTGCTGTTGCTGATTGCACAGGACACGGAGTACCGGGAGCATTTATGAGTATGTTGGGTGTTTCATTTCTCAACGAAATTGTAAAAGACAAAAATATTATCAGTGCCAGTAAAGCTCTAAACCGTTTAAATGAAAGTGTGAAAAAGGCACTACACCAAACCGGCAAAGAAGATGAAGCCAGAGATGGGATGGATATTGCATTATGTGTAATTAACAAAGATACTTTAGAATTAGAATTTTCAGGAGCTTATAATCCTGTTTATATTGTTAGGAATAAAGAATTAATACAATTAAAAGGTGATAAAAGACCTATTGGAATACATATAAAACGTAATATTGTTTTTACCGATAAACAATTACAATTACAAAAAGGAGATTTAATATACATCTTTTCAGACGGATATTGTGATCAAATAGGTGGTGCTAAAAATACTAAATTCAAACCTGGCCCATTCAGAGAATTACTAGTCAGTATTCAGGATAAAACAATGAATGAACAAAAAGAAATCCTTGATAAAACCATAGAAAAATGGAAAGGAGATTACGAACAAATTGACGATATTTTAATAATGGGTATAAAAATCTGAAAAATCATAACTCTATAATTTGTTGAAGTTATTAAAATTTTTAAAATTGAGTTACATAAAAGAAAATAATATTAGATTCTTAGTTTTAGGAATGTT is a genomic window of Bacteroidales bacterium containing:
- a CDS encoding tetratricopeptide repeat protein; translation: MSYIKENNIRFLVLGMLLLFYNITLSQSYKDSLQTQLKSATDENKIEILLELSIETASDSMPEALNYGKQALQLANNIKNDSLIAKSYNIIGHCYSTEHDSTHAIEYFNKAISIAKDISNKKLLVLALFNKANLLNNQGYYLEAMSDFTKALEIAEKNKYYELLSKIYNEIGIIYYNQQKYDSTLFYFKKSLAIDKQNDDKIQIAKSYNNIGVIYKNIGKYDIAIQNQLKALKIREEINDSNGIAMSYNNIGQVYYYWDKNDKCIEYFKKALIIQTELKNKKEIAGLNNNIGSVYTEMKNYHKAIEYYIKALKYTRYNNLRQTTAVLLGNIGLAYAGLKEFNQSLKYHFKSLSLCKQIGHKKSEVYSLNNIGNTYKEMKQYNKALEYYQKTVEISKELNLQQNLLDNYKASYEIYKEINNFKKAFDYHILYTELKDSIFTQQSNEHIIEIQTKYETDKKKKEIEILNKEKELHKVKIARQNIIIYAVIAVLVLLSILASLIYNRYRYKQKANKLLTRQNNEIKSQRDKIAVQQKNITDSIQYASRIQNALLPEDVYLKEVIPEHFILNKPKDIVSGDFYWLKQIKNKLIIAVADCTGHGVPGAFMSMLGVSFLNEIVKDKNIISASKALNRLNESVKKALHQTGKEDEARDGMDIALCVINKDTLELEFSGAYNPVYIVRNKELIQLKGDKRPIGIHIKRNIVFTDKQLQLQKGDLIYIFSDGYCDQIGGAKNTKFKPGPFRELLVSIQDKTMNEQKEILDKTIEKWKGDYEQIDDILIMGIKI